Proteins encoded by one window of Swingsia samuiensis:
- the rnd gene encoding ribonuclease D, translated as MRQKVPAFPAPVVLTSNEEVAHICAKLQTEPFVTIDTEFVREKTYWPELCLVQLAGLEDVVVIDALAPDLDLSPLKDLLARKECVKVFHAARQDLEIFLHIFDELPHSVFDTQIAAMVAGYGDQVGYDSLVGAITGRAIDKTHRFSDWSARPLSNAQINYAAADVTYLRLVYQALRKQLDEQGRYHWADAEQAILIDEATFRPDPRKLWEKMKARTNNRRMLGILRELGAWREREAQNANIPRQRLIRDESLLEIAAVKPHDIDALVRVRGVTRGFAEGRMGETLLEAVRIGEKVPDSELPKPLSKSDRTKPSSALVALLKVLLAAKGEQHKVAPRLVASSEDLDRIALGEENVDALLGWRREIFGLDALALVRGEIALAVVDGRVELKRVAEEIK; from the coding sequence ATGCGTCAAAAAGTACCTGCTTTTCCTGCCCCTGTTGTTCTGACCTCTAATGAAGAGGTCGCACATATATGTGCGAAGCTCCAAACAGAGCCATTTGTTACCATTGATACAGAGTTTGTGCGGGAAAAGACCTATTGGCCGGAGTTGTGTCTGGTTCAGTTGGCTGGTTTAGAAGATGTCGTTGTTATTGACGCTTTGGCACCAGATTTGGATCTATCTCCATTAAAAGATTTATTGGCGCGCAAGGAATGCGTGAAAGTTTTTCATGCCGCACGTCAGGATTTAGAAATCTTTCTGCATATTTTTGATGAATTACCACATTCAGTTTTTGACACACAGATTGCAGCTATGGTTGCTGGATATGGTGATCAGGTGGGATATGACAGTCTGGTTGGAGCAATCACTGGACGTGCTATCGATAAAACACATCGATTTAGTGATTGGTCTGCGCGCCCTTTAAGTAATGCTCAAATTAATTATGCAGCGGCGGATGTAACATATTTGCGGCTCGTCTATCAGGCTCTACGTAAGCAGCTGGATGAGCAAGGGCGTTATCATTGGGCTGATGCCGAGCAGGCCATTTTGATTGATGAGGCAACATTCCGCCCTGATCCGCGAAAGCTTTGGGAGAAAATGAAAGCTCGGACCAATAATCGTCGGATGTTAGGTATCCTGCGGGAGTTGGGGGCATGGCGTGAGCGGGAAGCCCAAAATGCCAATATTCCAAGGCAACGTCTAATCCGGGATGAGAGCTTACTTGAGATTGCTGCTGTAAAACCTCACGATATAGATGCATTAGTACGGGTGCGCGGTGTAACGCGGGGCTTTGCTGAAGGGCGAATGGGGGAAACTCTTCTTGAAGCTGTTCGTATAGGTGAAAAGGTTCCTGATTCGGAGCTGCCAAAGCCTTTATCTAAGTCAGACCGTACAAAGCCTTCATCTGCTTTGGTGGCGCTTTTAAAGGTTTTGCTGGCCGCAAAAGGAGAGCAGCATAAGGTTGCCCCGCGCTTGGTTGCTTCTTCAGAAGATCTGGATCGGATTGCTTTGGGAGAAGAAAATGTTGATGCTTTGCTCGGGTGGCGGCGAGAGATTTTTGGTTTAGATGCGTTAGCTTTGGTTCGTGGTGAGATTGCTTTGGCAGTTGTTGATGGACGAGTCGAGTTGAAAAGGGTCGCCGAAGAAATTAAATAA
- the trxA gene encoding thioredoxin TrxA, whose amino-acid sequence MSDHTVAVTDGSFSKDVLESNEPVLVDFWAEWCGPCRMVAPALDEIGAEYQGRLKVAKVNIDSNPETPTKYGVRSIPTFIVFKGGKPVAQQMGAMPKSQLKAWVDSAL is encoded by the coding sequence ATGAGTGATCATACAGTTGCTGTAACAGACGGCAGTTTTTCAAAAGATGTTTTAGAATCTAATGAACCTGTTCTAGTTGATTTCTGGGCGGAATGGTGTGGCCCTTGCCGTATGGTTGCACCAGCGTTGGATGAGATTGGCGCTGAATATCAAGGTCGTTTAAAAGTAGCGAAAGTCAATATTGATTCAAACCCAGAAACACCAACAAAATACGGTGTTCGTAGTATTCCGACATTTATTGTTTTTAAAGGTGGCAAGCCCGTTGCTCAGCAAATGGGAGCGATGCCAAAGAGCCAACTAAAGGCATGGGTGGATTCAGCCCTTTAA